Proteins found in one Paenibacillus sp. FSL R10-2782 genomic segment:
- the feoB gene encoding ferrous iron transport protein B, whose product MDMIALFGNPNTGKTSLFNKLTRTYAEVGNWSGVTVEKKTGLLRDKSAVLVDLPGAYSLLPLSLDEGIATRYLLEEPPAALINIVDASQLQRNLYLTVQLLEYGRPLVLGLNMTDVADATGLLVNKELLADQLNVPIIPMVARTGSGSKQMLASLREVRRSPNSFQLDYGPAVEAAIADICSLLTNTSVPNPRWVALQCLENNPVVMEWMTNEVQREKVTDRIQRCEKELLREGYSATPAQHIRSVRTAWIADLCTKALDTSKLKPHSLTDKLDALLTHRYLGIPIFLLLMYATFKFTFDWAGTVLSDMLDGFFSGTLSSWISEVLVHLNASAFTQSLVVDGIVAGVGGVLVFLPQIAILFLIISLIEDSGYMARVTILMDRLMQAVGLNGKSFIPFIIGFGCNVPAIMAARTIEQPRERLITTLLVPFMSCSARLPVYALFSGVFFPTHAASIIMLMYVLGITVSLILAKIFSKVSILSGEPSLFIVELPPYRVPQALTLFRSTWEKVKGFVRKAGTIILAGSVGIWLLSNFGPQGFGAEMNDSLLATIGGWFAPLLAPLGFGTWQAGASLLTGFMAKEVVVSTMNIIYHVPDMQGLELQVSHAFTPLASFSFMVFILLYVPCLATVAVIRKETLSWRWTGFSVIYPLTVAYLIAVVIYQCGRLLGWG is encoded by the coding sequence TCCGGGGTTACGGTGGAAAAGAAAACAGGTCTGCTGCGCGACAAGTCTGCCGTTTTGGTGGATTTGCCAGGGGCCTATTCCTTGCTTCCACTTTCGCTGGATGAAGGTATCGCTACCCGTTATTTGCTGGAAGAACCGCCTGCGGCTTTGATTAACATCGTGGATGCCTCCCAGCTCCAGCGTAATCTGTACCTGACTGTACAACTGCTGGAATATGGCCGTCCGCTCGTACTTGGCTTAAATATGACCGACGTAGCCGATGCCACGGGCCTTCTAGTGAACAAGGAATTGCTGGCTGATCAATTGAACGTTCCCATCATTCCCATGGTGGCACGCACGGGCAGCGGCAGTAAGCAAATGCTCGCATCACTTCGAGAGGTACGACGCTCGCCAAATTCCTTCCAGTTGGATTACGGCCCTGCCGTCGAAGCCGCCATCGCAGATATTTGCAGCTTGCTGACGAATACATCTGTGCCAAACCCTCGGTGGGTAGCTCTACAGTGTCTGGAAAACAATCCTGTCGTTATGGAATGGATGACAAATGAGGTACAGCGTGAAAAAGTAACGGATCGCATCCAGCGTTGCGAGAAAGAACTTCTCCGTGAAGGCTATTCGGCTACTCCCGCTCAGCATATCCGTTCTGTACGTACAGCGTGGATCGCTGATCTGTGTACAAAGGCGCTCGACACGTCCAAACTCAAACCGCACAGTCTGACAGACAAGCTGGACGCACTGCTAACCCATCGGTATCTGGGGATTCCGATCTTTTTGCTGCTGATGTACGCTACCTTCAAGTTCACCTTCGATTGGGCCGGTACTGTTCTTTCAGATATGCTGGACGGATTTTTTTCAGGGACACTAAGCAGTTGGATTTCTGAAGTGCTCGTTCACTTGAACGCGTCCGCTTTTACGCAAAGTCTAGTCGTGGACGGCATCGTGGCGGGAGTCGGGGGCGTGCTCGTTTTTCTGCCTCAGATCGCTATTTTATTCCTTATTATTTCGCTAATTGAAGACTCCGGGTATATGGCACGGGTCACGATATTAATGGATCGTCTCATGCAAGCTGTGGGCTTGAACGGGAAAAGCTTCATCCCCTTTATTATCGGCTTTGGCTGTAATGTTCCAGCCATTATGGCAGCACGCACGATTGAACAGCCTAGAGAACGCCTCATTACGACGTTGCTGGTACCCTTCATGTCCTGCTCTGCCCGCCTGCCAGTCTATGCCTTGTTCTCAGGTGTATTTTTCCCAACACACGCGGCAAGCATCATCATGCTAATGTACGTGCTAGGAATCACCGTGTCGCTCATACTAGCCAAAATTTTTTCCAAAGTATCCATTCTGTCGGGTGAGCCTTCCCTCTTCATCGTGGAGCTTCCCCCTTATCGAGTGCCGCAAGCTCTTACACTGTTTCGCAGCACGTGGGAAAAGGTCAAGGGCTTCGTCCGCAAAGCTGGAACCATTATTCTCGCAGGGTCCGTCGGCATCTGGCTTTTGTCCAATTTTGGTCCGCAGGGCTTCGGTGCAGAAATGAATGACAGCCTGCTCGCCACTATTGGAGGATGGTTTGCTCCACTGCTGGCCCCTCTCGGCTTTGGCACCTGGCAAGCAGGTGCGTCCCTGCTCACAGGCTTTATGGCGAAAGAAGTCGTCGTATCAACGATGAATATCATTTACCACGTTCCCGATATGCAGGGACTGGAACTGCAAGTCAGCCATGCCTTTACGCCATTGGCCTCTTTTAGCTTCATGGTGTTCATTCTGTTGTATGTGCCATGTTTGGCTACGGTAGCGGTCATTCGTAAAGAAACCCTTTCGTGGCGCTGGACCGGATTCTCCGTGATCTATCCTTTGACCGTTGCGTATCTCATTGCCGTTGTCATCTATCAGTGTGGCAGATTATTAGGTTGGGGTTAA